The following coding sequences are from one Ursus arctos isolate Adak ecotype North America unplaced genomic scaffold, UrsArc2.0 scaffold_23, whole genome shotgun sequence window:
- the LOC125281336 gene encoding olfactory receptor 1013-like yields MERSNHTMTDFILVGFTTDPMMQLVLFVVFLSVYSLTLVANTTLIILVCNDSRLHTPMYFFIGNLSILDLCLTSVYTPKILVTCISEDKSISFAGCVCQFFFSAALGYSECYLLAAMAYDRYVAISKPLLYSRVMSIKLCAFLVTSSYLGGFINSSIITKRTFALNFCSGNVIDDFFCDLLPLVKLACGRKDGYQTVLYFILASNVITPTVLILASYLFIIATILRIRSTQGRLKAFSTCSSHLVSVTLYYGSILYIYARPRSSYSLDTDKIVSTFYTVVFPMLNPMIYSLRNKDVKEALNKLIK; encoded by the coding sequence ATGGAGAGAAGCAATCATACGATGACTGACTTCATCCTGGTGGGCTTCACAACAGACCCGATGATGCAACTGGTCCTGTTTGTGGTATTCCTTAGCGTGTACTCACTGACTCTGGTTGCAAATACCACCCTCATAATATTGGTCTGTAATGACTCCCGGCTGCACACacccatgtattttttcattgggaatttgtctattctggatCTCTGCCTGACCTCTGTCTATACACCAAAGATCCTGGTGACCTGCATCTCTGAAGACAAAAGCATCTCCTTTGCTGGCTGTGTATGTCAGTTCTTCTTCTCTGCTGCGCTGGGATACAGCGAGTGTTACCTGTTGGCCGCCATGGCTtatgaccgctacgtggccatctCAAAGCCACTGCTCTATTCTCGGGTTATGTCTATAAAGCTATGTGCATTTTTGGTAACATCCTCCTACCTTGGTGGCTTTATTAACTCTTCGATCATCACCAAGAGAACTTTTGCCTTGAACTTCTGTAGTGGCAATGTCATTGATGACTTTTTCTGTGATTTGCTTCCCTTGGTGAAGTTGGCTTGTGGCAGGAAAGATGGCTATCAGACTGTGCTGTACTTCATCCTGGCCTCTAATGTCATCACTCCCACGGTGCTGATCCTGGCCTCCTACCTGTTCATCATTGCCACCATCTTGAGGATCCGTTCCACCCAGGGCCGCCTCAAAGCCTTCTCCACGTGTTCCTCCCACCTGGTCTCTGTCACCTTGTACTATGGCTCCATTCTCTACATCTACGCTCGTCCCCGATCTAGCTATTCTTTGGACACGGATAAAATAGTTTCTACCTTTTACACTGTGGTGTTCCCCATGTTGAATCCCATGATCTATAGCCTGAGGAATAAGGATGTGAAAGAGGCTCTGAATAAACTCATTAAATAA